In Podarcis raffonei isolate rPodRaf1 chromosome 11, rPodRaf1.pri, whole genome shotgun sequence, the sequence atgggtctactctgcgtaCAACCTAGTTGCATCTGCCAACACATTGACTAGCAAAAGTAGAAGTTGCTTTAGCCTTTTTCATCCCAGCGCATCACTGGCTGTCAAAAACCTGAGACCAGTGCCACAAGtttcaagagctgtttgacaaagAGAACGCTTATACTGACAGAGGAGGGTGCAGCTGAAGGCCGGGATCCAAAGAGTCACCCCTCATCTAGAAAGTGACCACTTATACTGTAACAGGTATATAATATCAGCAATCGAAATACATACTACAAAAATGATCCACACGGTTAATACTCCATGAAGCCCCAATGTGCGTACAATGAAAGATAAACTCTTGCTGGAAAAGGCTGTcatagtttttttttttgtacctgTTATCACAACAGTGACTGTCTAATCATAATTTGCTTCATTACGTTAAGAGGTCTAGActgcttttaaatgtatgttcaATTCCTGTGCAAATTGCAATGTGGCTAGTCTTCTCAGCGCCGAAGTTAACTACAACTTGATTATAACTGGAAGCATCAGACTatgatttttttcctctttttttaggcATGCTtattgctgtaaaaaaaaaagccaatctTACAAATCATTGTGCAAGTATTTTAATAAGATTTGCACACATCTCAAAAAATTCTATCGTGTGGCTCCCTGATCTTGGGGTTAACTCGGTTGCAGAGGAATCAAGGGAAGAGGTCACTGATGAGGTAAGAGACATATCAGAGGATTTTCCTTGAGCTTCAGTGTCCAAATCCTTCTGACAAGATCTGTAGTTCGTCACAGAGCCTGACCTCTGGGGAGTGGTAGTCCCCGATTTTCCTTCGGTAATTTCATCTGgtgcaagaaaagaaaacaatttaagAGCCGCAGTGACAAGGCTGTACAATGGCAAATGAGGTAGCTGAAGCTGTTACaacaccaagaagaagaagaagaagaagaagaagaagaagaagaagaagaagaagaggaggaggaggaggaggaggaggaggaggaggaggaagagtaggagtttggatttgatatcccgctttatcactgccctaaggagtctcaaagcagctaacattctcctttcccttcctcccccacaacaaacactctgtgaggtgagtggggctgagagacttcaaagaagtgtgactggcccaaggtcacccagcagctgcatgtggaggagcggggaagcgaacctgatTCACCAGATCACGAGTCTAACCGCtcctaactactacaccacactggctctcagtgtggatTATTATGGTCACAGCTCACCAGGCAAAGCCATTGTGGTTCAGTGGAAGAAGCGCTGACATCTGGTTCTGGAAGTAATCCTATGAACTCAATTGGGACCGTAAGAACTGCCTTGCTGTTCAATCTCCCCCTACCATTCTGTTTCCACTAGTGGCcagccaggaagctcacaagcaatcGTGCTGGCCATTCCATTTGCCCCCCAGCATATGGTCCTTAGACGTATACCATCTCTAAACCCGAGTCTCTCATACAACTATCATCACTATGATACCCTGGTACCTTTCCTCCATGAAAAGTCATGGCCAGCATTCACCTCCACATGTGGTAACAGTAGAGAATGTGGCGGCACAACTGCTGACAGGCTTGAGGTGAACAGATTGCTTTAATTCTgcattaattaacattatttttaatatattagtggccatgtgataattttagcttataaattttattgtttaatgtcttaacttgtatattaaggtacttttatagctctgcttagagtaggtaatgtcttgataatataaatgttttaagttttttgtatcaattcagtatattttcttttaattgttgaatgattctgtgtacattggggcagcctttggctatgtgcaataaaactaaaAGGAAGAAACGAAAGCTCAAAGCTCTTTACAGCTCAGGACCCCAATTTCTTCTGGAATGCCACTCCCAGATGCTTAAACCGAGGGTAGCTCAGAGGGTAGGGACACTGAGAcagccttttcggtggtggctcccattctgtggaatgctctccccaggcatGGTTACCTTTGTTGATATCTTTTCAGCAGCAGGTAAAAATTTATCTCTTTCCCCAGGTTTTTAATAAGAACTAAAATTATGTTGTTTTGTTACTAAAAGCTTCCTATGGTTCCCACCCCCCGTTTCTGATGGAAAagtgtatttatatttatgttttagATGTGTTGTAAATTGCTTGGAGACCTCCAGGTAACAAGTAACTATTAAGTCTgaattaataatacagtggtaccttggatgttgaacttaatccattcaatTCCCGGAagagttcaaaaaccaaggcacggcttccgattggctgcaggagcttcctgcactcaattggaagccgtggaagccccattaGGCGTTCGTCTtcagaaaaatgttcacaaaccagaacactaacttccgggtttgcagcgttcgggagccaatttgttcgggagccaagccgttcgacaaccaaggtaccactgtaataataatgaattaataGATTAAACCCGCTGCAGTAAATCTCATTGTGTTTTTAAGCCATCCTCAGATCCCACGTGTGGAATAATAGTGGTTTGCCTCACAGGTTTGAGGGCCAGAAAAGCACAATAAATGTTTTGCAGCACTTTGGATAAGTAAGAGGTTGGTGGCAAATGATCGACATGACATACCATCAATGCTACGAAAATCCAGTAGGTAAGTCCTACTGTCGACCTGGTATAACTGGAGGCTCATTTTGGAATACGTGCCGGTCACTGGATTCTTCCTTCGAACACGCAAGTAGTATGGATTTACCACCTaggaaacataaaggtaaaggtaaagggacccctgaccattaggtccagtcgtggccgactggggttgcggcgctcatcttgctttattggccgagggagccggcgtacagcttccgggtcatgtggccagcatgactaagccgcttctggcaaaccagagcagcgcacagaaacgctgtttagcttcccaccagagtggtacctatttatctacttgcactttgacgtgcttttgagctgctaggttggcaagagcagggaccgagcaatgggagctcaccccgtcgcggggatttgaaccgccgaccttctgatcggcaagtcctaggctctgtggtttaacccacagcgccacccacgtcccataggaAACATAGTTGAAAGTTAAAatcccaccttttaaaaaataaataaactaaggGACCCCCAAAACAGTAATGGATAGGTTGATGCCAATGAAGACAGACACGACAAGTCCACTGAGTTGGGATTCAACCCTAAGCCTATTTTTGTAACTTCCTTTTCAAACCATCATCTGTTAGCAGAAAGGAATCATCTCACCTTCCACTCGTAATCCAGCTGTTTGATTGCTCGACAAACTTCTGCCATGATGTCGTTGGGTCGACTCtggctccggatccccaaatgcCACTTAGCTCTCCTGACCCCTTGATGTTTGGACTTCTGTGGGTTTAGCTCGTCAAGCGTATGGCGTTGCCTTGGCGTTTCAGCCACTAAAAATGGCACTCTTTCGGGGTGGGGGCGGGAGAAGTGATCATCGAGAAAGGAATCTGGTGGGCTCGTAGCCAAATAGAAGTCTTTTGCTTCATTCATTATTCTCCTGTTATCTATAATCAGGTGGTAGGCGACCGCTAAAGGATCCTGGTGGTTCCGGTTATACAGGCAGCCCAGCACCTCCTCCTCTGTGCATTCAAATTTATCGCAGACCTCTTTTAAGGCTTCGTCGTCAATCATCGTTGAACTGTAAGACGGGTCCTCGGGAAAGAGGTACTTGGGGAGGTCTTGCTTGAACCATTCGTGTTCCCTAGATGCCAAACGATCCAGTCATTTCAAAAGCTAATTGGTGTATTAGCTAGAAAGCCTTTTATCAACAAAACATGGCAAATACGGATTTTACTTTGACTCAGCAGCTTAAGAACTTTGAGTTCTCACTTTGAGAATGGAATTTGATGTGGCTCACAGCAGAATGCTGTGATAATTGCTGCAACTGTGGCCAAAGTAGTCATCAGGCTACGATATAAGCCTTTTAGTATTCTCTCGACCCAATATATGCCTTCTAGTTAATGCTTCTTACAGAGTCTAAACATGAGTACTTctcttacactgcaatcctaaccaagtCTATTCAAACGGGGCTTATTCCCCATTCTAAGTGGGGCAGCATTGTTGCCTTCATCTCATATTGAATTGTGTCTGATTGGATTCAATTCAGagtagccccattgaacttaatgggcctaagttagtcatgtctagcaatctcagtgggtctactcttgagtatgactgATGTAGAATACAACTTATAATCTCTGACAGATATCTAAAAGTGAAGCTAGAATAAGATACAACACTCTGTTCACAACTTGATTTAAAACTGACTTAATCTTTTCTACATATTTTATAATAtgagtctaaaggtaaagggacccctgaccattaggtccagttgtggccgactctggggttgcggcgctcatctcactttattggccgagggagccggcagacagcttccgggttacgtggccagcatgactaagccgcttctggtgaaccagagcagcgcacggaaacgccgtttaccttcccgccggagcggtacctatttatctacttgcactttgacatgctttcgaactgctaggttggcaggagcagggactgagcaacgggagctcaccccgttgcagggattcaaactgctgaccttctgattggaaaggcctaggctctgtggtttaacccacagcgccacccgtgtcaatATGAGTCTATTTTCCTGTTATTTAAAGCTTATTCTCGTGTACTTGAATGGTGGTTGCAAAACATTTGAATTACAATGAAATCTAACATAAAAATCAACATATGATAAAGCTAAATATATGGTAGGGACTTAATACATTACCATAACTAAGAAAAACAATGCGAAAGCAAAGAAATGAATCCTGCAAATACTGTTTTTGAAGCATGAGCGTAGGAAGTTATTCAAACCTCTAGGAAATTAAAATGAAGGTTGTATTAAATCTAATTTTTAATACACTAGCATAAAAATTTAGAAAAAGGGGCGCATCCTggtctatattttattttttactacaaATGAAAAATACCTTATGTCTCTGATTGTAGCTCTCTTCATGGGATCCACCTGCAACATGTGTTTCAAAAGGCTAATTACTGCTGGATTCAGGTACTGAGGCGTATAAAAGATACCATCACATATCTTCTTAAAAAGAGTTGGCACATGATCATCATCGAATGGAAGTGTTCCACATAACAAAGCATAGAGAATAACGCCACTGCTCCATATATCCACTTCAGGACCTGCGTATAACCTGAAAAATGAAGCTCATCATTAAATTTTGTTCAGGTAACACATACACAAAGCACTTCTTCATCTGGTTTGTCAGTCATTCAGCAATTAATGGAAAAGACTGCACACAGCACTAAAATTCAATGtgcttttaactgttgctataaaatggaccaaaaaaaaaagtgtggtgaACTTTTAGTTAGCCACCATGTCTATGTCAAGTACCTGTTTAGAGGCAAGCCCTGGTTATTCATAACCATGGCTACTATTTTTCTCCCTGCTTTTTCTATAAATGGATGCCTCTGCTGGCATCACAGCGCTAGGAATATCACCCAATACATTTCCCACTAAGGAGGAATTGATAAAACCAAAACCACATTACGATAATTTAAATTCAGATGGCAAAGCCTGAAAACCCTCCTAGGATCATGGTCACCTTGGTTCTTAAGATactgaaattaccgtattttttgctctataagactcactttttccctcctaaaaagtaaggggaaatgtgtgtgcgtcttatggagcgaatgcaggctgcgcagttatcacagaagtcagaacagcaagagggattgatgctttcactgcgcagcaatccctcttggtgttctggcttctgagattcagaatatattttttcttgttttcctcctccaaaaactaggtgcatcttgtggtctggtgcgtcatatagagtgaaaaatacggtattttcccaAGCATGCCCCAAAGATATGAGTTTATCATCTTCATTAAAGCCAAGAGCTTGCATATTTCCAGCAAAGCTGAATGTCTAAAATTGGCAAACTGCGGGGTTTTTGTTAACCACTTGGACAAGTTATAGGCAGTGTTAGGATGATTGTATCTTGTTGGACTGCACCAGTTGGACTGCCCTCCTGATAATGGCATGATGAAAGGGATGGTTAGCACAGTGGCATGGTTGGGTACACCAGTGTGAGCAATGAATGGCTCCCATGATGCACCTGTGCATCCCCAACATCACTGCTATCCTGCTCCTACTTCATTCTAATAAGTTGTGGTGATGCCACTGTTTGCAGGACGACTCCATGGAGGATACAAGTCAGCATGCATGCAGCCCCTCCATTTTCCTTTCACATAAACAAGCCAGAAGTCTTGCTTTTAACTGTATTTTCCCAATTTGGACAAAATGGTTTGTGTAAAAGGGAGAAATGGAATGGCTGCATGTGCAGCCAAAGGCTCATATTCAGATCTTGACTTATTATTATTGACAGTCCAAATGCCAACCCCCCCGAGAAGGTCTTATACATAACAAGCATTGAAAGGAACCAAAAAAAGTCACTAAAGTCAGACATTTCAAGTTTCCAAACCTGGAAGTTCAGCAATCTACTTTGCGGCTTTAACACTGAAGAGCAGGGCTTTGTTTTTGACAATACATATTATACATTTATCCAAGAAGAGAAACTACCTTCCTGAAATTACTTCTGGAGCAGCATAGTTAGGAGAACCACAGCTTGTTCTTAAAAATTCTCCATCTGACATCATATTTGAGAGGCCTGAAAATGCACAAAAGTTCAAATGAAGAGGACGAGCCCCAGAACATATATTAAAGCCTCTCACAGtgctaaaaaaaattattggccTACCTGCACACTGTTACAGGCAGAAAAAGTAAAATGATGATACCAAACATACAGTAATGTAAAGAAATAAGATTTATGGTTGTAATCTGAACAGAAATTATACACAACAGGGTAAATGAGTCCCACCCTGCCCCCCAAGCTGAATTTTTAGGAAAAACTGAATTGGCTATTTTGAGGCTTGTACCAGAATGTGGCAAGACCAAGAATTCTGAAGGGagtttaagaaaacaaaacagcagctgtGTCCCAGAAGTTAGGGAAGAAATGTTCCTCTGCATCAGTTTTAAGAACTTGCTAATATAATTAATAAGAAACTCAATCAGCAACTAATGACAAGCATATTTTATAGATGTCACATCCAAACGTCAAATCACAGGATGATGTCCAGCTAAGTGgaggccaaacttggccctccagctgtttttggactacaactcccatcatccctagctaacaggatcagtggccagggatgatgggaattgtagtcccaaaacagctggaggaccactgATAAGGCAAACCCTGAGTAGACCACtaaagtccactgatttcaatgagccTACTCTGAGAATGACTTAACATTGGACCCGTAAAGAGGAAATGCTATGTCATGTACCCTTCACATAAAGAAGAACAGAGATATCATGCTGCTATCATTCATTGCTAAGTCTCCTTCAGTTGACGCATCACCACTTCAGCATGACCCCTCAACCACTTGCAAGTTGtagcttatttttgtttttgcttctgcaggaaggaaggggacaAGAGTGGGAAGCGAGCGGCAACGGTAGCCACAACCCAGACAACATCATGCTTCTCAAGTGTACGTAATTAGATCAAAAGGCACAGCTCTGCTAAGGTGAcatgcagtggtggcacagcACAAATGTGCAGGATCATCTCTGTAGCACAGCAAagtggggaatctctggcccatgggccaaacccagctcaccagggtttcaaAGTAcaatggtacttcgggttaagaacttaattcattctggagcatagctgtcaactttcagatttgaaaataagggatcagcagcctcgaaaataagggatcagcagcctcacctgtcctggggacagtctacgggatatctaacaatccgggatagcagcgggaagcagtgggaaacagcgctggaataagggaatttcccgcaaaaaagggggaggttgacagctatgttctggaggtctgttcttaacctgaaactgttcttaacctgaagcaccactttagctaatggggcctcctgctgccgttgcaccactgctgcacgatttctgttctcatcctgaagcaaagttcttaacccgagataatatttctgggttagcggagtctgtaacccagacccgaggtaccaatgtagccATTTCCCCAAACCGCACTCACCCATTCCACACCTGACGTCATATGTGACGCTAGGTATAGGGCAGGTAGAGATGCAGTCGCCAGTTCACAGGTGTGTAGTTCCCAGTTGTACATTGGCATGGGATGACAGGCTTTGGCTCTACTCCCCAGCAGCAGCTGACGGGTGGTAAAGCTGAACCCTGCCAGATCAGCTGCAAAGGGTATGCAAACTGCTTTGTGCTGGGGACTCCAAGCCCTCCACAGCCAGCTGGCTGTTGGGCCCTTGGGAACCACTATGCAAGGGGTTTTGGCAGCTTAGCAGGACAACCTACCTGTCAATCATCCAACAGAATAATGCTGTTCTGTGATTGGCGGGTGGGTTGTCCTGCCCACCGGTCAAAGTTGGCCTGCAGGGCTGTGGCCAGATAAGGTTCTGGCCTGCTGAGCCAAAAAGTTTCCCCACCTCAGCCAGAGAAGGACAGCTCATCTCCCCTTAAAGCCAAGCACAGGCAAATTActtactctacagtggtaccttgggttaagtacttaattcgttctggaggtccgttcttaacctgaaactgttcttaacctgaagcaccactttagctaatggggcctcctgctgccgccgcactgccggagcacaatttctgttctcatcctgaagcaaagttcttaacctgaagcactatttctgggttagcggagtctgtaacctgaagcgtatgtaacctgaggtaccactgtatttgcaaagggCTGGCAGAAGGGGAAGGGCCATACATCAAGCAACAGagaatatgctttgcatgcagaagtctaCAAGTTCAGTTTCCAGCCTCTCCAGCAAAAAAGGGGTAGGATATCTGCCTGGGAATGCCATTGCCAGTGAGAGCAGATACAGTGGGCCACTTGGGCAGCAATCCAGCTTGGGAGAAGGCAGCTCCTTGTGTTAATGCTGTTCTAAACCATATTTAATATTGGAAAGTTAAAATGACATTCTACTTTAAAGATAAGCAAAGCTGCTTGCTGTCCCAAAGTGTTTGGGCATTGAGATGTAGCAGTCCACCAGAGAGGAAAGATGCGGCAAGGTGGTGAACCTCCAATTATACCGTACCTTTGAAAtacctaaataccgtattttttgcaccataacactcacttttttcctcccaaaaagtaaggggaaatgtctgtgcgtgttatggagggaatgcctacgggtggcatgcctacggattttcctcctctaaaaactacgtgcgtgttatggtcgggtgcgtgttatagagtgaaaaatacggtacttagcaTTTGCACAGCATCTTTCATCAGAGACCTCAGAGCTGTTAACAAGGGCAGGGGCTAAAACACCATGGGAACAAAACCAAGGCCAGGATTACGCAGCCATATATTCAAATTTATATGCCATGAATTATTTGTAAGGACAATCCACAGTGCAGGTGTTTGTGGATTTGCTTTCTCTAGactcagtttttttaaaagccaaggcagcatacaaatagcATGGATATATGATATATTTAAGGATTGGTGGGCGGGGCGGGCTCTTCTGTCTAGAAAACAGGTTCTTCACTAAAAGGATGGACTAGGAAGAAGGGACTGCAGGCTGATACAGTGGGCGGCTGGTGGTAAGGTGCCAACTCACATAGTGAAGC encodes:
- the PRKAA1 gene encoding 5'-AMP-activated protein kinase catalytic subunit alpha-1 codes for the protein MRTKPDPIAGLPACLCLPTRLPPLGKSGVKARSRGISLLGFRGGRALVLLRLLAPRTASPELLSPIGEEGGHRAASLPRSLVRRLGSRRKMAAADKQKHEHGRVKIGHYILGDTLGVGTFGKVKVGKHELTGHKVAVKILNRQKIRSLDVVGKIRREIQNLKLFRHPHIIKLYQVISTPSDIFMVMEYVSGGELFDYICKNGRLDEKESRRLFQQILSGVDYCHRHMVVHRDLKPENVLLDAHMNAKIADFGLSNMMSDGEFLRTSCGSPNYAAPEVISGRLYAGPEVDIWSSGVILYALLCGTLPFDDDHVPTLFKKICDGIFYTPQYLNPAVISLLKHMLQVDPMKRATIRDIREHEWFKQDLPKYLFPEDPSYSSTMIDDEALKEVCDKFECTEEEVLGCLYNRNHQDPLAVAYHLIIDNRRIMNEAKDFYLATSPPDSFLDDHFSRPHPERVPFLVAETPRQRHTLDELNPQKSKHQGVRRAKWHLGIRSQSRPNDIMAEVCRAIKQLDYEWKVVNPYYLRVRRKNPVTGTYSKMSLQLYQVDSRTYLLDFRSIDDEITEGKSGTTTPQRSGSVTNYRSCQKDLDTEAQGKSSDMSLTSSVTSSLDSSATELTPRSGSHTIEFFEMCANLIKILAQ